Proteins co-encoded in one Arachis stenosperma cultivar V10309 chromosome 7, arast.V10309.gnm1.PFL2, whole genome shotgun sequence genomic window:
- the LOC130941172 gene encoding receptor-like protein 35 has product MLVVVRVVVCVHIFMLFHFACLSSHSCHPKESSALFHFKTQLITNITFFDGWYEHECPNAYPKMSTWENGTDCCSWMGVTCDSLSGHVIGLDLSCSALIGIIHPNSTLFHLTHLQTLNFAHNNIYNSQLPSQLAEFVSLTHLNLSYCDFKGEIPSQISHLSKLQSLDLSWNFRLKWKETTWKRMLQNATALPEIILDETDMSSISITPSHLSNWSFSFSLVTLSLVFTGISGNLTSHILCFPDLYELNLSENSNIQVHVPKLNCNTSLKFLDLSWCQFSGSQIPSSFSNLAHLTSLYLSGSESNGSIPSWLSNLQLLTHLDLSHNGFSGSIPSLLSNLQHLTHLDLSRNRFSGSIPSLLTNLQHLTHLDLSFNRFSGSIPSFLSILLSNISHLTHLDLSYNRFNGRFPKVLGQLTKLQTLILAGNNLGGKLLLSSLANKFQGSLPNKITGFSSLTELILNDNLLNGTIPSWCFSLPFLTSLDLSNNQFIGHIRPISSHSLKYLYLCGNKLQGNIPESMFNLVNLNNLCLSSGKWSNSLHFPLFSKLHKLQNLEVLSLSGFNSSLIDSETNGRYNEFDNEFVNLIALQLLQIDLTNFSKIPWKFPNLGTLELSENKLSGKVPKWIHDLHSLDHLELSHNQLSSIGQFPWYQLVYLDLSFNLLTDDNISFLCNATSLQIINLSHNKFRGTIPQCVANLSSLYVLDLQTNKFHGTLPSNFSRNLNTLNLNGNQLEGHLPRSLSNCKDLMDLNLGDNQIEDTFPHWLQSLRILEILVLGSNKFYGPIVSFKTKDVFPSLLILDISSNNFSGLLPKAYIKSFQAMKIVVLADVQSNFYYMQSGSAFVINNIIVLEYHDSVTATMKGLRTDFEKIPNVLVSIDLSSNRFEGKIPDEFGELGALIGLNLSHNNFIGPIPHSLGNLTNLESLDLSSNMLDGEIPAELTNLNFLASLNLSNNHLEGSIPRGKQFDIFSNNSYQENMGLCGFPLSIQCNNNVPQQQYPSSEAEDKFGFGWKPVAIGYACGMVFGIGLGCCVFSIGKPQWLVIIFGGKRIKRRSRGNRRARTT; this is encoded by the exons ATGTTGGTGGTCGTTAGAGTGGTGGTGTGTGTGCACATATTTATGCTGTTTCACTTTGCATGTTTGTCTTCTCATTCATGCCATCCAAAAGAGAGTTCTGCCTTGTTTCACTTCAAGACCCAACTTATTACTAACATTACATTTTTTGATGGATGGTATGAGCATGAATGCCCCAATGCTTATCCAAAGATGAGTACGTGGGAGAATGGGACAGATTGTTGTTCATGGATGGGTGTCACGTGTGATTCTCTGTCTGGTCACGTGATTGGCCTCGATCTAAGTTGCAGTGCACTTATAGGTATAATCCATCCTAACAGTACACTTTTCCATCTTACTCATCTCCAAACCCTCAACTTTGCTCACAATAATATCTATAATTCTCAATTGCCATCTCAGCTTGCTGAGTTTGTGAGTCTCACACACTTGAATTTATCTTATTGTGATTTCAAAGGTGAAATTCCTTCCCAAATCTCACACCTTTCTAAATTACAGTCACTTGATCTCTCTTGGAATTTTCGTTTAAAGTGGAAAGAAACCACTTGGAAGAGAATGTTGCAAAATGCAACTGCTTTGCCTGAGATTATATTGGATGAAACAGACATGTCTTCCATTAGCATAACACCAAGTCATTTGTCCAATTggtctttctctttctctttggTTACTCTTAGTCTTGTTTTTACAGGAATAAGCGGAAACTTGACAAGTCACATTCTTTGTTTTCCCGATCTTTATGAGCTCAATCTATCTGAAAACAGCAACATTCAAGTTCATGTTCCAAAGTTGAATTGCAATACTTCTCTTAAGTTTTTAGATCTTTCATGGTGTCAATTCTCAGGATCACAAATCCCTTCTTCCTTTTCTAACCTCGCACATCTAACTTCTTTGTACTTGTCTGGAAGTGAATCCAATGGTTCAATCCCATCCTGGCTCTCAAATCTTCAACTTCTCACTCACTTGGACCTTTCACACAATGGATTTAGTGGCTCAATCCCATCATTACTCTCAAACCTTCAACATCTCACTCACTTGGACCTTTCAAGAAATAGATTTAGTGGCTCAATCCCATCGTTACTCACAAACCTTCAGCATCTCACTCACTTGGACCTTTCATTCAATAGATTTAGTGGTTCAATCCCATCATTTCTCTCAATCCTACTCTCAAACATTTCACATCTCACTCACTTGGACCTTTCATACAATAGATTTAATGGTCGATTTCCAAAAGTACTTGGTCAATTGACCAAATTACAAACACTCATTCTTGCAGGTAACAATCTAGGAGGGAAGTTATTGCTATCTTCATTAGCTAAC AAGTTTCAGGGATCTCTACCTAACAAAATAACAGGTTTTTCAAGTTTGACTGAATTGATTTTAAATGATAACTTGCTAAATGGGACAATTCCATCTTGGTGTTTCTCTTTACCATTTTTGACATCCTTAGATCTATCAAATAATCAGTTTATTGGGCACATAAGACCAATCTCATCCCATTCCTTGAAGTATCTATATTTGTGTGGGAATAAGTTACAAGGAAATATTCCAGAATCAATGTTTAACCTTGTAAACCTCAATAACTTATGTTTGTCATCAGGCAAGTGGAGTAATTCTCTTCACTTTCCACTTTTCTCCAAGCTTCACAAGCTTCAAAACCTTGAAGTTCTTTCTCTCTCAGGGTTTAATTCATCGTTAATAGATTCTGAAACAAATGGCAGATACAATGAGTTTGACAATGAGTTTGTCAACCTAATAGCATTGCAGTTGCTTCAAATCGATTTAACTAATTTTTCCAAAATACCGTGGAAATTTCCTAATTTAGGAACTCTAGAATTATCAGAAAATAAACTTAGTGGAAAAGTTCCCAAATGGATACATGATTTACATTCATTAGATCATTTGGAACTTTCACATAACCAGTTGTCATCAATAGGCCAATTCCCATGGTACCAACTTGTATACCTTGACCTGAGTTTCAACCTGCTAACTGATGACAATATTTCCTTCCTTTGCAATGCAACTTCTCTCCAGATTATCAACTTGTCGCACAATAAGTTCAGAGGCACCATTCCACAATGTGTTGCCAATTTATCTTCCCTTTATGTTTTGGATCTACAGACAAACAAATTTCATGGCACTTTGCCAAGTAACTTCTCCAGGAATCTCAACACATTGAATCTCAATGGGAACCAATTAGAAGGTCATTTGCCTAGATCTCTGTCCAACTGCAAAGATTTGATGGATTTGAATCTTGGCGACAATCAGATTGAGGATACATTTCCACATTGGCTTCAAAGTTTACGGATTTTGGAAATATTGGTTTTAGGATCCAACAAGTTTTATGGGCCGATAGTGAGCTTCAAAACCAAAGATGTGTTTCCCAGTTTACTCATTCTTGATATCTCATCCAATAACTTTAGTGGCCTATTACCAAAAGCCTACATAAAAAGTTTCCAAGCTATGAAGATTGTTGTTCTAGCAGACGTGCAAAGTAATTTCTATTACATGCAAAGTGGTTCTGCCTTTGTAATAAACAACATCATTGTCCTAGAATATCATGATTCTGTGACTGCAACAATGAAAGGGCTTAGAACCGATTTTGAGAAAATTCCAAACGTTCTTGTAAGTATTGATTTATCAAGTAACAGATTTGAAGGAAAGATTCCAGATGAGTTTGGAGAACTTGGTGCACTCATAGGACTCAACCTTTCACATAACAACTTCATTGGTCCTATTCCCCACTCTCTGGGAAATTTGACAAACCTCGAATCACTGGACCTCTCTTCAAATATGCTCGATGGAGAAATTCCTGCTGAGTTGACCAATCTTAACTTTCTTGCATCCTTGAATCTTTCCAACAATCATCTTGAGGGATCAATACCTCGAGGAAAACAGTTTGATATATTTTCAAACAATTCCTATCAGGAAAACATGGGGCTGTGTGGATTTCCATTGTCAATTCAATGCAACAACAATGTCCCTCAACAGCAATATCCATCTTCTGAGGCTGAAGACAAGTTTGGGTTTGGTTGGAAACCAGTGGCAATAGGATATGCATGTGGAATGGTATTTGGAATTGGCTTGGGATGCTGTGTTTTCTCAATTGGAAAGCCTCAATGGCTTGTGATCATCTTTGGAGgcaaaagaattaaaaggagGAGCCGTGGAAACCGGCGTGCAAGAACAACTTAG
- the LOC130941847 gene encoding uncharacterized protein LOC130941847 isoform X1, which produces MAQLNVPVLQFNNSSVFRVPPTTLFICFQAQSRSNSSWLTKKLLVVEARANARTESPKIRNRRIQKKFNGTARNPRLSVFCSDKQLYAMLVDDKNKKCLFYASTLQKSIRNPPCSTSEAAKRVGEALVKACTDLNINEISSYDCNGLYRGQRLEAFEIAISSYGFLPG; this is translated from the exons ATGGCTCAATTGAATGTGCCAGTGCTACAGTTCAACAATTCTTCTGTCTTCAGAGTCCCTCCAACGACACTGTTTATTTGCTTTCAGGCACAAAGTAGAAGTAATTCCTCAT GGTTAACTAAGAAGCTATTAGTGGTTGAAGCAAGAGCAAATGCTAGAACAGAAAGTCCAAAAATTCGAAACAGAAGGATTCAGAAAAAG TTCAATGGAACTGCTAGAAATCCAAGGCTTTCAGTATTTTGCTCAGATAAGCAATTGTATGCAATGCttgtagatgacaagaataagAAGTGTTTGTTCTATGCAAGCACACTGCAGAAATCGATCCGAAATCCCCCATGCAGCACTTCT GAAGCTGCTAAACGTGTTGGGGAGGCACTTGTCAAAGCCTGTACAGACCTCAACATAAATGAAATATCGTCCTATGATTGCAATGGACTTTACCGTGGACAAAGGTTAGAAGCCTTTGAGATTGCCATTTCCAGTTATGGATTCTTGCCGGGATAG
- the LOC130941847 gene encoding uncharacterized protein LOC130941847 isoform X2, translated as MAQLNVPVLQFNNSSVFRVPPTTLFICFQAQSRSNSSWLTKKLLVVEARANARTESPKIRNRRIQKKFNGTARNPRLSVFCSDKQLYAMLVDDKNKKCLFYASTLQKSIRNPPCSTSCFSLDDFFSPLCYGVTYL; from the exons ATGGCTCAATTGAATGTGCCAGTGCTACAGTTCAACAATTCTTCTGTCTTCAGAGTCCCTCCAACGACACTGTTTATTTGCTTTCAGGCACAAAGTAGAAGTAATTCCTCAT GGTTAACTAAGAAGCTATTAGTGGTTGAAGCAAGAGCAAATGCTAGAACAGAAAGTCCAAAAATTCGAAACAGAAGGATTCAGAAAAAG TTCAATGGAACTGCTAGAAATCCAAGGCTTTCAGTATTTTGCTCAGATAAGCAATTGTATGCAATGCttgtagatgacaagaataagAAGTGTTTGTTCTATGCAAGCACACTGCAGAAATCGATCCGAAATCCCCCATGCAGCACTTCT TGCTTTTCTTTGGATGATTTCTTTTCCCCCTTGTGTTATGGTGTAACATACTTATAG
- the LOC130940156 gene encoding receptor-like protein 9DC3 — protein MMLVVVRVVVCVHIFMLFHFACLSSESCDLEESSALLHFKTQLTTNTTFFDGWYEHECPNAYPKMSTWENGTDCCSWMGVTCDSLSGHVIGLDLSCSGLVGIIHPNSTLFHLTHLQTLNFAHNYIYNSQLSSQFGGFMSLTHLNLSDCEFKGEVPSQISHLSKLQSLDLSSNYDLMWKESTWKRMLQNATALREIILDDTDMSSISITPSHLSNWSFSFSLVTLSLVFTGISGNLTSHILCLPNLYELNLYGNSNIQVHVPKLNCNTSLNFLDLSWCQFSGSQIPSSFSNLTHLTSLHLSGSESNGSIPSWLSNLQHLTHLDLSDNRFSGSIPSLFSNLQHLTYLDLSHNEFSGSIPSLLSKLQHLTHLDLSGNRFCGSIPSFLSILLSNISHLTHLDLSFNRFNGQFPKVLGQLTKLQTLILTGNNLGGKLLLSSLANLTQISRLDCSHNKFQGPLPKKITGFSSLTELILNDNMLNETIPSWCFSLPFLTSLDLSNNQFTGHISSISSHSLQYLQLCGNKLQGNIPESMFNLVNLTDLCLSSGNWSYSLHSPLFSKLQKLQNLEVLSLSGFNSLILDSSTNSSYNRFSNLEALQLLQFDLTNFSKISWKFPKLQILELSENKLEGKIPKWIRDSHSLESLELSHNQLSSIGQFPWYQLEYLDLSFNLLTDDNISFLCNATSLQVINLSHNKFRGTIPQCVANLSSLSVLDLQTNKFHGTLPSNFSRNLNTLNLNGNQLEGHLPRSLSNCKDLMDLNLGDNQIKDTFPHWVQSLQILEILVLRSNKFYGPIVSFKTKDAFHSLIIFDISSNKFSGQLPKSYIKGFQAMKSVVGAEVQSRFYYINSGIGFIIGSIDLEYDDSVTATMKGLRTNFEKIPNFLVSIDLSSNRFEGEIPDEFGELGALIGLNLSHNNLIGPIPRSLGNLTNLESLDLSSNMLDGEIPAELTNLNFLASLNLSNNHLEGSIPRGKQFDTFSNDSYEGNIGLCGLPLSIQCNNNVPLQQDPPSEAEDKFGFGWKPVAIGYACGMVLGIGLGFCVFSIGKPQWLVIIFGGKRIKRKSRRNRRA, from the coding sequence ATGATGTTGGTGGTTGTTAGAGTGGTGGTGTGTGTCCACATATTTATGCTGTTTCACTTTGCATGTTTGTCTTCTGAGTCATGCGATTTAGAGGAGAGCTCTGCATTGCTTCACTTCAAGACCCAACTCACTACTAACACTACATTTTTTGATGGATGGTATGAGCATGAATGCCCCAATGCTTATCCAAAGATGAGTACGTGGGAGAATGGGACAGATTGTTGTTCATGGATGGGTGTCACGTGTGATTCTCTGTCTGGTCACGTGATTGGCCTCGATCTAAGTTGCAGTGGACTTGTAGGTATAATCCATCCTAACAGTACACTTTTCCATCTTACTCATCTCCAAACACTCAACTTTGCTCACAATTATATCTATAATTCTCAGTTGTCATCTCAGTTTGGTGGGTTTATGAGTCTTACACACTTGAATTTATCTGATTGTGAATTCAAAGGTGAAGTTCCTTCTCAAATCTCACACCTTTCCAAATTACAATCACTTGATCTCTCTTCGAATTATGATTTGATGTGGAAAGAAAGCACTTGGAAGAGAATGTTGCAAAATGCAACAGCTTTGCGTGAGATTATATTGGATGATACAGACATGTCTTCCATTAGCATAACACCAAGTCATTTGTCCAATTggtctttctctttctctttggTTACTCTTAGTCTTGTTTTTACAGGAATAAGCGGAAACTTGACAAGTCACATTCTTTGTTTACCCAATCTTTATGAGCTCAATCTATATGGAAATAGCAACATTCAAGTCCATGTTCCAAAGTTAAATTGCAAtacttctcttaattttttagATCTTTCATGGTGTCAATTCTCAGGATCACAAATCCCTTCTTCCTTTTCTAACCTCACACATCTAACTTCTTTGCACCTATCTGGAAGTGAATCCAATGGTTCAATCCCATCCTGGCTCTCAAATCTTCAACATCTCACTCACTTGGACCTTTCAGACAATAGATTTAGTGGCTCAATCCCATCATTGTTCTCAAACCTTCAACATCTCACTTACTTGGACCTTTCACACAATGAATTCAGTGGCTCAATCCCATCATTACTCTCAAAACTTCAACATCTCACTCACTTGGACCTTTCAGGCAATAGATTTTGTGGCTCAATCCCATCATTTCTCTCAATCCTACTCTCAAACATTTCACATCTCACTCACTTAGACCTTTCATTCAATAGATTTAACGGTCAATTTCCAAAAGTACTTGGTCAATTGACCAAATTACAAACACTTATTCTGACAGGTAACAATCTAGGAGGGAAGTTATTGCTATCTTCATTAGCTAACTTAACTCAAATTTCTCGATTGGATTGTTCTCATAATAAGTTTCAGGGGCCTCTACCTAAAAAAATAACAGGTTTTTCAAGTTTGACTGAATTGATTTTAAATGATAACATGCTAAATGAGACAATTCCATCTTGGTGTTTCTCTTTGCCATTTTTAACATCCTTAGATCTATCAAATAATCAGTTTACAGGGCATATAAGTTCAATCTCATCCCATTCCTTGCAGTATCTACAGTTATGTGGGAATAAGTTACAAGGAAATATTCCAGAATCAATGTTTAACCTTGTAAACCTCACTGACTTATGTTTGTCTTCAGGAAATTGGAGTTATTCCCTTCATTCACCACTTTTTTCCAAGCTTCAAAAGCTTCAAAACCTTGAAGTCCTTTCTCTGTCAGGTTTTAATTCATTGATATTAGATTCTAGCACCAATTCCAGTTATAATAGGTTCTCCAACTTAGAAGCATTGCAGTTGCTTCAGTTCGATTTAACTAATTTTTCCAAAATCTCATGGAAATTTCCAAAGTTGCAAATTCTCGAACTCTCAGAAAATAAACTTGAAGGAAAAATTCCCAAATGGATACGTGATTCACATTCATTAGAGTCTTTGGAACTTTCACATAACCAGTTGTCATCAATAGGCCAATTCCCATGGTACCAACTTGAATACCTTGATCTTAGTTTCAACCTGCTAACTGATGACAATATTTCCTTCCTTTGCAATGCAACTTCTCTCCAGGTTATCAACTTGTCGCACAATAAGTTCAGAGGCACCATTCCACAATGTGTTGCCAATTTATCTTCCCTTTCTGTTTTGGATCTACAGACAAACAAATTTCATGGCACTTTGCCAAGTAACTTTTCCAGGAATCTCAACACATTGAATCTCAATGGGAACCAATTAGAAGGTCATTTGCCTAGATCTCTGTCCAACTGCAAAGATTTGATGGATTTGAATCTTGGCGACAATCAGATTAAGGATACATTTCCACATTGGGTTCAAAGTTTACAGATTTTGGAAATATTGGTTTTACGATCCAACAAGTTTTATGGGCCGATAGTCAGCTTCAAAACCAAAGATGCGTTtcacagtttaattatttttgatatCTCATCCAATAAATTTAGTGGCCAATTACCAAAAAGCTACATAAAAGGTTTCCAAGCCATGAAGAGTGTTGTTGGAGCAGAAGTGCAAAGCCGCTTCTATTACATCAACAGTGGTATTGGCTTTATAATAGGCTCCATTGACCTAGAATACGATGATTCTGTGACTGCAACAATGAAAGGGCTTAGAACCAATTTCGAGAAAATTCCAAATTTTCTTGTAAGTATTGATTTATCAAGTAACAGATTTGAAGGAGAGATTCCAGATGAGTTTGGAGAACTTGGTGCACTCATAGGACTCAACCTTTCACATAACAACCTCATTGGTCCTATTCCACGCTCTCTGGGAAATTTGACAAACCTCGAATCACTGGACCTCTCTTCAAATATGCTTGATGGCGAAATTCCTGCTGAGTTGACCAATCTGAACTTTCTTGCATCCTTGAATCTTTCCAACAATCATCTTGAGGGATCAATACCTCGAGGAAAACAGTTTGATACATTTTCAAACGATTCCTATGAGGGAAACATAGGGCTATGTGGATTGCCATTGTCAATTCAATGCAACAACAATGTCCCTTTGCAACAAGATCCACCTTCTGAGGCTGAGGACAAATTTGGATTTGGTTGGAAACCAGTGGCAATAGGATATGCATGTGGAATGGTGCTTGGAATAGGATTGGGATTTTGTGTTTTCTCAATTGGAAAGCCTCAATGGCTTGTGATCATCTTTGGAGGCAAAAGAATCAAGAGGAAGAGCCGTAGAAACCGGCGTGCATGA
- the LOC130940157 gene encoding uncharacterized protein LOC130940157, with translation MAQLNVPVLQFNNSSVFRVPPTTLFICFQTQSRSNSSWLTKKLLVVEARANARTESPKIRNRRIQKKFNGTARNPRLSVFCSEKQLYAMLVDDKNKKCLFYASTVQKSIRNPPCSTSEAAKRVGEALVKACADLNINEISSYDRNGLYRGQRLEAFEIAISSYGFLPG, from the exons ATGGCTCAATTGAATGTGCCAGTGCTACAGTTCAACAATTCTTCTGTCTTCAGAGTCCCTCCAACGACACTGTTTATTTGCTTTCAGACACAAAGTAGAAGTAATTCCTCAT GGTTAACTAAGAAGCTATTAGTGGTTGAAGCAAGAGCAAATGCTAGAACAGAAAGTCCAAAAATTCGAAACAGAAGGATTCAGAAAAAG ttCAATGGAACTGCTAGAAATCCAAGGCTTTCAGTATTTTGCTCAGAGAAGCAATTGTATGCAATGCttgtagatgacaagaataagAAGTGTCTGTTCTATGCAAGCACAGTGCAGAAATCGATCCGAAATCCCCCATGCAGCACTTCT GAAGCTGCTAAACGTGTTGGGGAGGCACTTGTCAAAGCCTGTGCAGACCTCAACATAAATGAAATATCGTCCTATGATCGCAATGGACTTTACCGTGGACAAAGGTTGGAAGCCTTTGAGATTGCCATTTCCAGTTATGGATTCTTGCCGGGATAG